In Primulina eburnea isolate SZY01 chromosome 5, ASM2296580v1, whole genome shotgun sequence, a single window of DNA contains:
- the LOC140831330 gene encoding uncharacterized protein, with amino-acid sequence MEGSTNTVFRPPVLDGSNYALWKVKMRVFIKSIDERAWQRVLDGWSPPKLEDADGDTRLKPESAWTVDEVQSSNYNSKALNAIFSSVDTRMFNLITTHVCAKDAWEILQKHCEGSASVRKTRLRMVTSKFESLRMEDKESILEYDCRLRQLSNESHGLGDPIPNERLVNKVLRSLPERFNVKVCAIEESKDTSNINLDELMSSLRTFEMNLDLQKKDKGKTIALEASTESYDEILQLSKEVDKSDLGEESISLFTKKFGDYLKTMREKKRIGQKSELPNNTIFTKVQKFTPMKGQVRPKTEVQVQSNVRNLDSVQCRECSGYGHYANECANRLRKNKGMTVTLSDEESEDDQGSNESEHIIIYCVAIPGRNTASNPVCLNSTVLGESSQSETQEVDDDEVTLESVQSMYEELYEDWIRRTKGNAILSKENVELKSQISRLEVILSKKDLELCKVKEELREATQVLAKMNSSSSKLDSLLMIGQNDKAGLGYSNSLFETGESSNAKEKPTVFVKGSVETPNTTHTEKSAPSKVRMSIKKSKSRKRHFICHYCFRPGHIKPYCFKLREDYKRWESEQVSSQVLYNTRRNTANRKPMVKKVWVPKAQIQCSVIYTSLKTSIAGIWYFDSGCSRHMTGSKDHLIDFVELRSGHVTYGGGTRSVDNCYQLGEDIVSNHSKVSELNMWHQKLGHANFKTLKNLGKYDAVRGKQTRVPHQVLQHFGTTRCLELLHMDPMGPMEVESLGDLTGKTIEDQVDGLLNTSETLPNTDVGPGVVTPETTPALTESNDEPEENTENDDGITDDGIDIPTKIQKNHPSSQIIGETFEGMQTRRKEKVDYRKLMGLVCMTSVYSQVSHSCFVSLVEPKNIS; translated from the exons ATGGAAGGATCAACAAATACTGTTTTTAGGCCTCCCGTGTTGGATGGATCAAACTATGCACTGTGGAAAGTTAAGATGAGGGTTTTTATTAAATCCATTGATGAAAGAGCTTGGCAACGTGTACTTGATGGTTGGAGTCCACCGAAACTCGAGGATGCTGATGGAGACACACGGCTCAAACCTGAAAGTGCATGGACTGTCGATGAAGTGCAATCTTCAAACTACAATTCCAAGGCTCTCAATGCTATATTTTCATCTGTTGACACAAGGATGTTTAATTTAATCACCACCCATGTATGCGCCAAAGATGCTTGGGAGATACTCCAGAAACACTGTGAAGGATCTGCAAGTGTGCGAAAAACTAGGCTAAGAATGGTGACATCAAAGTTCGAAAGTTTGAGAATGGAGGACAAGGAGTCCATTCTTGAGTATGACTGCCGGTTGAGACAACTCTCAAATGAATCACATGGCCTAGGAGATCCCATACCAAACGAAAGATTGGTAAACAAGGTTCTGAGATCTCTTCCTGAGAGATTCAATGTCAAAGTTTGCGCCATTGAGGAATCTAAAGACACTTCAAACATCAACCTGGATGAACTCATGAGTTCTCTAAGAACTTTTGAAATGAATCTTGATCTGCAGAAAAAGGATAAAGGGAAGACAATAGCCCTTGAAGCCTCAACCGAATCATATGATGAAATTCTTCAACTATCCAAAGAAGTGGATAAGTCTGATTTAGGTGAAGAATCGATCTCTCTGTTTACTAAGAAATTTGGTGATTACTTGAAGACCAtgagagaaaagaagagaaTTGGGCAAAAATCTGAGCTGCCCAATAACACCATTTTTACAAAAGTTCAAAAGTTTACTCCTATGAAAGGACAGGTTCGACCAAAAACCGAAGTGCAAGTTCAATCTAATGTCAGAAACCTGGACTCAGTGCAATGTAGAGAGTGTTCGGGATATGGACACTATGCCAATGAGTGTGCCAATCGTCTTAGGAAAAACAAAGGCATGACTGTCACCCTGAGTGATGAAGAATCTGAAGATGATCAAGGATCAAATGAATCTGAACACATCATTATCTACT GTGTTGCAATACCTGGTCGCAACACCGCTTCGAATCCTGTATGCCTTAATTCGACAGTCCTTGGGGAGTCAAGTCAGTCCGAAACACAAGAggttgatgatgatgaagtcACCCTAGAAAGTGTGCAGTCAATGTACGAAGAACTGTATGAAGACTGGATCAGAAGAACAAAAGGAAATGCAATTCTCTCCAAAGAGAACGTTGAGCTGAAGTCTCAAATATCACGACTTGAAGTAATCCtgagcaagaaagatctggAATTATGCAAAGTCAAGGAAGAACTGAGAGAAGCAACTCAGGTACTTGCCAAGATGAATTCAAGTTCATCCAAGCTTGACTCACTTTTGATGATTGGACAGAATGATAAGGCTGGACTTGGTTATTCGAATAGTCTGTTCGAAACTGGAGAATCTTCCAATGCAAAGGAAAAACCAACTGTTTTTGTGAAAGGAAGTGTTGAAACCCCCAATACCACACATACTGAAAAGAGTGCACCATCAAAAGTGCGAATGTCTATCAAGAAGTCTAAATCCAGAAAACGCCACTTTATCTGCCACTACTGTTTCAGACCTGGACACATCAAACCCTACTGTTTTAAACTGAGAGAGGATTACAAGAGATGGGAATCTGAACAGGTGTCGTCACAGGTGTTGTACAACACCCGGCGCAACACTGCCAACAGAAAACCGATGGTAAAAAAGGTTTGGGTACCAAAGGCACAGATTCAATGCTCTGTTATTTATACTTCATTAAAGACTAGCATTGCAGGAATATGGTACTTTGACAGTGGCTGCTCgcgccacatgacaggttctAAAGACCACTTGATTGACTTTGTTGAACTAAGGAGTGGTCATGTGACATATGGTGGTG GTACTAGGTCTGTTGATAATTGCTATCAACTTGGAGAAGACATAGTGAGCAATCATTCAAAGGTGAGCGAATTAAACATGTGGCATCAAAAATTAGGACATGCAAACTTCAAGACATTAAAGAATCTTGGTAAGTACgatgctgtgagag GTAAGCAAACACGTGTTCCCCAccaagtgttgcaacactttgggacaacacggtgtCTTGAGCTCTTGCACATGGATCCTATGGGTCCAATGGAAGTGGAAAGTcttggag ATCTAACAGGAAAAACAATCGAGGATCAAGTTGATGGGCTCCTGAATACAAGTGAGACACTGCCTAACACAGATGTTGGACCCGGTGTTGTAACACCTGAGACAACACCTGCATTGACAGAATCAAATGATGAACCAGAAGAGAATACTGAAAATGATGATGGTATAACCGATGATGGGATTGACATTCCCACcaagattcagaaaaatcatccatcatctcaGATCATTGGAGAAACATTTGAAGGAATGCAAActagaagaaaggagaaggTAGACTATCGGAAATTGATGGGACTAGTATGCATGACTTCCGTGTACTCTCAAGTAAGCCACTCTTGTTTTGTTTCACTCGTTGAACCCAAAAATATAAGTTAA
- the LOC140831331 gene encoding uncharacterized protein: MEHQSAAKKGKTLISSFFKKRDRQASEDTSIPPVFTMQHQSSESLLFPNIQIPSCSSPIDDHQSSSTFIERDLGKRKQICEYHVNVRDEIRRSYLNMGPYQPDMLEYPGTKFGSQNRRFQKKWFQKFYWLEYSPSTNKAYCFYCFLFLNDVNSSNISALVNEGFDNWKRVNQGKTCAFLSHIGSAASSPHTMCERRADNLIRPSQHIDKVMHAQSKEEKEKNRLRLSTSIVAVRWLALQGCAFRCNDESLSSSNRGNFLELVKAFTKMNIEIDEVVLENAPKNAQYIAPEIQKEILHIMANRVRQMVREEVGDKYFCILVDKARDISKREQMAIILKFVNNHGILTEIFFAIKSVSDTTSMNLKNEISNVLVHHDLHVKKIIGQGYDGASNMRGAWNGLQALFLKDCPYAYYVHCFAYRLQLALVSAAKDVSIIWEFFSHLDNIVNIVTSSTKRIVELHTAQRNEIEYMLSIGERDSGSGANQIA, encoded by the exons ATGGAACATCAATCTGCTGCAAAGAAAGGAAAAACATTGATATCCTCTTTCTTTAAGAAGAGAGATCGTCAAGCTAGTGAAGATACTTCAATTCCTCCGGTCTTTACAATGCAACATCAATCCAGTGAAAGTCTTCTATTTCCCAATATACAAATTCCTTCATGTTCCTCTCCTATAGACGATCATCAGTCTTCGTCTACTTTTATTGAACGAGATTTGGGAAAAAGAAAACAGATATGTGAATATCATGTTAATGTACGAGATGAGATAAGACGTTCATATCTAAATATGGGGCCTTATCAACCAGATATGTTGGAGTATCCAGGTACGAAATTTGGAAGCCAGAATCGTCGTTTTCAGAAAAAATGGTTTCAGAAATTTTATTGGTTGGAGTATTCGccttcaacaaataaggcatattgtttctattgttttcttttcctgAATGATGTTAATTCATCTAATATCTCGGCATTGGTCAATGAAGGATTTGACAATTGGAAAAGGGTAAACCAAGGAAAAACATGTGCTTTTCTTTCCCATATTGGTTCTGCAGCTTCTTCACCTCATACTATGTGTGAGAGAAGGGCTGACAATTTGATTAGGCCCTCACAACATATTGATAAAGTGATGCATGCACAATCTAAAgaggaaaaagagaaaaatcgTCTGCGTTTGAGCACCTCAATTGTAGCTGTTCGTTGGCTAGCACTTCAAGGTTGTGCTTTTAGATGTAACGATGAATCTCTATCTTCATCTAATCGtggaaattttcttgaattggtGAAGGCTTTTACAAAAATGAATATAGAAATTGATGAAGTTGTGCTTGAGAATGCTCCAAAAAATGCCCAATATATCGCTCCAGAAATTCAGAAAGAGATTTTACATATTATGGCCAATAGAGTACGACAGATGGTTCGTGAAGAAGTTGGAGATAAATACTTCTGTATTCTTGTTGATAAAGCCCGAGATATATCTAAACGAGAGCAAATGGCCATTATATTGAAGTTTGTGAACAATCATGGGATTTTGACAGAAATATTTTTTGCCATCAAAAGTGTTAGTGACACTACCTCAATGAATTTGAAAAATGAGATATCAAATGTTCTTGTTCATCATGATCTCCATGTTAAGAAAATCATAGGCCAAGGATATGATGGTGCTAGCAATATGCGTGGAGCGTGGAATGGACTTCAAGcattatttctcaaagattgtcCCTATGCATACTATGTCCACTGTTTTGCATATCGTTTACAACTGGCATTGGTTTCTGCAGCTAAGGATGTTAGTATTATTTGGGAATTCTTTTCTCATTTGGACAATATTGTTAATATTGTCACTTCTTCTACTAAGCGCATTGTTGAATTACATACTGCACAAAGAAATGAAATTGAGTATATGTTGTCAATTGGAGAACGTGATTCTGGAAGTGGTGCAAACCAGATTG CTTGA